In a genomic window of Hyphomicrobiales bacterium:
- a CDS encoding benzoate-CoA ligase family protein: MECENNENAAIYFVDRHVSEGRADKVAFREADGAHRSLTYGELSEQSGRFAGALARHGVRREERIAIIVRDQIEFPVVFWGAIKAGAIPVPINTLLSPEIYENILNDSRATILMVCQAMWETVKPALDANRYLRAVVVIGDAPEGTESYSEFVDGAPVEAPVEVCEDELAFWLYSSGSTGTPKGVRHVHSSLKATADTFGAQVLGIREDDVVYSVAKMFFAYGLGNAMTFPMSVGASTILLSGRPTPDAVFDIMSKERPTIFCGVPTLYAALVNEREREGSAPDHCIRICTSAGEALPREIGERWERLWHAQIIDGVGSTEMLHIFLSNRPGDIVYGTSGTPVPGYEVRLVDEHDEDVADCGVGELLVRGPSSADGYWNRRHKSMATFAGHWTRTGDKYERTPEGRFIYCGRADDMFKVSGIWVSPFEVEQALVEHPGVLEAAVVAHRNEEGLEKPVAFIVLKPGTDPKVVGELKEFVKAKVGLWKYPRWIDVVQELPKTATGKIQRFKLRDVEVEETA, encoded by the coding sequence GTGGAGTGTGAGAACAACGAAAATGCCGCGATCTATTTCGTCGATCGGCATGTTTCCGAAGGCCGTGCAGACAAGGTCGCGTTCCGCGAGGCCGATGGCGCGCATCGTTCGCTGACCTATGGCGAGCTTTCCGAGCAGAGCGGGCGTTTCGCCGGCGCGCTTGCCCGCCACGGCGTGCGCCGCGAGGAGCGTATCGCGATCATCGTGCGCGACCAGATCGAGTTCCCGGTGGTGTTCTGGGGTGCGATAAAAGCCGGTGCGATTCCCGTGCCGATCAACACGCTGCTGTCGCCCGAGATCTACGAGAACATTCTGAACGACAGTCGCGCCACGATCCTCATGGTCTGTCAGGCGATGTGGGAGACGGTGAAGCCGGCGCTCGACGCCAACCGCTATTTGCGTGCCGTCGTGGTGATCGGCGACGCCCCGGAGGGAACCGAGAGTTATTCCGAGTTCGTCGACGGCGCGCCAGTGGAAGCCCCGGTCGAGGTCTGCGAGGACGAGCTGGCCTTCTGGCTCTACTCCTCCGGCTCGACGGGCACCCCGAAAGGCGTGCGCCATGTCCATTCATCGTTGAAGGCGACCGCCGACACGTTCGGTGCGCAGGTGCTCGGCATCCGCGAGGACGATGTCGTCTATTCCGTCGCCAAGATGTTCTTCGCCTATGGGCTCGGCAACGCGATGACGTTCCCGATGTCGGTCGGCGCATCGACGATCCTGCTGAGCGGTCGCCCGACACCCGACGCGGTATTCGACATCATGTCAAAGGAGCGGCCGACCATCTTCTGCGGTGTGCCGACGCTCTACGCGGCCCTCGTCAACGAGCGCGAGCGCGAAGGCTCCGCGCCCGATCACTGCATCCGCATCTGCACCTCGGCGGGCGAGGCGCTGCCGCGCGAGATCGGCGAGCGTTGGGAGCGGCTCTGGCACGCCCAGATCATCGACGGCGTCGGCTCCACCGAGATGCTGCACATCTTCCTGTCGAACCGGCCGGGCGACATCGTCTACGGCACGTCCGGAACGCCGGTGCCGGGCTATGAGGTCCGCCTTGTCGACGAGCATGACGAAGACGTTGCCGATTGTGGTGTGGGCGAGCTTCTGGTGCGCGGGCCGTCGAGCGCCGACGGCTACTGGAACCGCCGCCACAAGTCGATGGCGACCTTCGCCGGCCACTGGACCCGCACCGGCGACAAATACGAGCGCACCCCCGAGGGCCGCTTCATCTACTGTGGCCGCGCCGACGACATGTTCAAGGTGTCCGGCATCTGGGTGTCGCCGTTCGAGGTCGAACAGGCGCTCGTCGAGCACCCGGGCGTTCTGGAAGCCGCCGTCGTTGCCCATCGTAACGAGGAGGGGCTGGAGAAGCCGGTCGCTTTCATCGTTCTCAAGCCAGGCACAGACCCGAAGGTCGTCGGCGAGCTGAAGGAGTTCGTCAAGGCGAAGGTCGGCCTGTGGAAATATCCCCGCTGGATCGACGTCGTTCAGGAACTGCCGAAGACCGCAACCGGCAAGATCCAGCGCTTCAAGCTGCGCGACGTCGAGGTCGAGGAGACGGCGTGA